Proteins from one Chitinophaga oryzae genomic window:
- a CDS encoding YdeI/OmpD-associated family protein, producing the protein MAKTGAEKVDAFMERSEKWREEFEKLRDILLDCQLTEELKWGVPCYTYNGTNVVLMHGFKEYCALLFFKGALMADPEGILVIQSENVQATRQVRFTNVKEIVKMTRMLKSYVFEAIEIEKAGYQVQYKKTEEFNMPEEFRQKLDKLPALKKAFEALTPGRQRGYLLYFSAAKQAKTRMSRIEKYMEHILDGKGLND; encoded by the coding sequence ATGGCAAAAACCGGTGCAGAAAAAGTAGATGCGTTCATGGAGCGTTCCGAAAAATGGCGGGAGGAGTTTGAAAAACTGAGAGACATTCTACTCGATTGTCAGTTGACAGAAGAATTAAAATGGGGTGTTCCCTGTTACACGTACAACGGTACCAACGTGGTGCTGATGCACGGCTTTAAGGAATACTGCGCATTGTTATTCTTTAAAGGCGCACTGATGGCCGATCCGGAGGGCATCCTCGTGATACAGTCGGAGAACGTGCAGGCTACCCGTCAGGTCCGTTTTACCAATGTAAAGGAGATTGTAAAGATGACACGTATGTTGAAATCTTACGTGTTTGAAGCCATCGAAATAGAGAAAGCCGGTTACCAGGTGCAATATAAAAAGACGGAAGAATTTAACATGCCGGAAGAGTTCCGGCAAAAGCTGGATAAATTACCGGCGTTGAAAAAAGCCTTTGAGGCGCTAACGCCCGGGCGGCAACGGGGCTACCTGCTTTATTTTTCGGCAGCCAAACAAGCCAAAACACGGATGTCGAGGATCGAAAAATATATGGAACATATCCTTGATGGAAAAGGATTGAACGACTAA
- a CDS encoding FAD-binding oxidoreductase: MEKITPQDIRYADLAEKRFNKRFAGKPEYIVLPASTEEVTAAVQEAVSSRRRLVVRSGGHCLEGFVTDPAVQVLLDLSMMSDIYYDAGRAAFAVEAGATVGEMYRKLFLGWGVVLPAGEHPGIGMGGHVLGGAFGFLCREYGLAADYLYAVEVVTVDASGKAHAVIATRETDDPDRELWWAHTGGGGGNFGIVTRYWLRAADATGNDPYTALPLAPSSVTTFRVSWDWQQLDESAFNRLTKNFGAWCLENSSPDSPSLPLFSILFLNHRNIGKVDIKGLATGANARQLIDHHLADVAVPVGVPYSLQTEETPWLRFALNPFPELFQPGLDNIHSKVKDAWFRQPLTDSQMATAYRYLNAAVPIGGGLGMATYGGKVNTVAPDATATAQRSCIMDVACNTGWMDPRGAAASLEWVRHFYRDLFPDTGGVPVPNEQTDGAMINHPDTDLADAAWNRSGTPWHTLYYKDNYPRLQRVKAQWDPLNIFHHALSIQAAL, translated from the coding sequence ATGGAAAAAATCACCCCGCAGGATATACGCTATGCCGATCTTGCAGAAAAGCGGTTCAACAAACGTTTTGCCGGAAAACCTGAATACATTGTTTTACCAGCATCCACGGAAGAAGTAACAGCGGCCGTGCAGGAAGCGGTCAGCAGCCGGCGCAGGCTGGTGGTACGCAGTGGCGGCCATTGCCTGGAGGGCTTTGTAACAGATCCTGCCGTACAGGTATTACTCGACCTGTCGATGATGAGCGATATTTATTACGACGCCGGACGGGCGGCCTTTGCCGTAGAGGCCGGCGCCACCGTGGGAGAAATGTACAGGAAGCTTTTTCTCGGCTGGGGCGTGGTATTGCCCGCGGGCGAACATCCCGGCATTGGCATGGGCGGGCATGTGTTGGGCGGCGCTTTTGGTTTTCTCTGCCGGGAATACGGTCTGGCAGCAGATTATCTTTATGCCGTGGAAGTAGTAACGGTCGACGCTTCCGGGAAAGCCCATGCCGTCATCGCTACACGGGAAACAGATGATCCTGACCGGGAGCTCTGGTGGGCGCATACCGGCGGCGGCGGCGGTAACTTCGGAATCGTTACCCGCTACTGGCTTCGTGCTGCGGATGCTACCGGCAATGACCCGTACACTGCATTGCCCCTGGCGCCGTCATCCGTGACCACTTTCCGGGTATCGTGGGACTGGCAGCAGTTGGATGAAAGCGCTTTTAACCGGCTAACGAAAAATTTCGGTGCCTGGTGCCTGGAAAACAGCAGCCCCGACTCCCCCAGCCTCCCTTTATTCAGCATACTTTTTCTGAACCACCGGAATATTGGTAAAGTAGATATTAAGGGATTGGCCACCGGAGCCAATGCCCGCCAGCTGATAGACCATCATCTGGCCGATGTGGCAGTACCTGTTGGCGTTCCTTATTCTCTGCAGACCGAAGAAACGCCCTGGTTACGCTTTGCTCTTAATCCGTTTCCGGAACTGTTTCAACCGGGCCTGGACAATATACATTCCAAAGTGAAAGACGCCTGGTTCCGTCAGCCGCTGACGGACAGCCAGATGGCGACTGCCTACCGTTATCTCAACGCAGCAGTTCCCATCGGCGGCGGCCTGGGTATGGCCACCTACGGCGGCAAAGTCAATACTGTTGCACCAGATGCCACCGCCACCGCCCAACGGAGCTGTATCATGGACGTGGCCTGCAACACGGGATGGATGGATCCCCGGGGAGCGGCGGCCAGCCTCGAATGGGTCCGGCATTTTTACAGGGACCTCTTCCCGGATACCGGTGGTGTACCGGTGCCGAACGAACAAACCGACGGGGCTATGATCAATCATCCGGACACCGACCTGGCCGATGCCGCCTGGAACCGCTCCGGCACACCGTGGCACACGCTCTATTACAAAGACAATTATCCCAGGCTGCAACGGGTGAAAGCCCAATGGGACCCGCTGAACATCTTCCATCATGCCTTATCCATACAGGCAGCCCTGTAA